From Deinococcus aquiradiocola:
TCGCCGTGAGGTGCAGCGGGAAGTTGCCGGGCAGCTCCTGCTGCGCTTCGGCCGTGTGGCGGTGCCCGACGGGCTTGTAGACGCGCAGGCTCCCCTCGCGCTCCGGGTGGTGCGAGGCGTCGGTGCTGCTGGCCCCGGCGGCGCTGCTGCCCACGAGGCCCGTCGCGATGATGTCCTTGCCGAGCACCACGCCGAGCTTCAGCAGCGGGTACAGCGCCAGGATGACGGACGTGGCGAAACACCCGGCGCACGCGATGCGGGTCGCGCCCACCAGTTCCTCGCGGTGCAGTTCGGGGTTGCCGTACACCCACTCGCTCAGCCGCTCGGGGGCGGGGTGTGCCTCGCCGTAATACTGCTGGTACAGGGCCGGGTCCTTGATGCGGAAGTCGGCGGACAGGTCGATGATGGTCTTGCCCAAGCCCTCGAACTGCGCGATCTTTCCGGCCGCGCTGCCGTGCGGGAGGGCCAGCACCACGACGTCGGCGGCCTCCAGGTCGGCCATTTTGCGGAACTTCAGGTTGCACAGTCCGCGCAGGTTGGGGTGAACGAAGTGCACGGGGCTGCCCGCGTTGCGCTCGGACGTCACCTGGGTCACGTGCAGGTTGGGGTGGGCCAGGGCGAGGCGCAGGAACTCGCCGCCCGCGTAGCCGGAGCCGCCCACGATGGCGACGGAAAGTCGTTCTGAGGAAGTCACGCCTGACAGTAAAGCACAGCGCCACGCTTCAGATTGAAAGTTGTATGATCTAAAATCTGTCGAATGAAAAGAACGTGGGGGCTGACCGTGCGGTGCCGCGTGGCAGACCCACGCGACACGAAACCGTGGACCGGCCGCCGAAGCTGCCGGTCCACGTCCGTGCCACCTGCTTACAGCAGGCTGATGGCGTATTCGCCCATCAGGCGCGGGATGTTGACGCCGGTGGTGCTGACGGAGTTCTTGAACTCCATGGTGTGGTTGACTTCGATGACCATCAGGCCGCGTTCAGGGTCTTCCATCAGGTCGATGGCGACGATCTGGCCGTGCACGGCGGCGGCGGCCCGGACGGCCAGTTCGGCGATGTCGGGCGTGACGGGGCAGTTGCTGGCTTTGGCGCCGCGGGCGGTGTTGGTGATCCAGTGTTCGGAGGTGCGGTAGATGGCGCCGATGCACTGTCCGCCGATCACGAAGGCACGGATGTCGCGGTCGGGCTTGCGGATGAGTTCCTGAATGTAGAAGATGCCGTGCTGCGGTCCGCCGAGCACTTCCTTGTGTTCGATGACGGCTTCGGCGGCGTCGCGGTCGTTGAGTTTGCTGACCATGCGGCCCCAGCTGCCCACGGTGGGTTTGAGGACGACGGGGTAGCCGA
This genomic window contains:
- the argC gene encoding N-acetyl-gamma-glutamyl-phosphate reductase; translation: MTSSERLSVAIVGGSGYAGGEFLRLALAHPNLHVTQVTSERNAGSPVHFVHPNLRGLCNLKFRKMADLEAADVVVLALPHGSAAGKIAQFEGLGKTIIDLSADFRIKDPALYQQYYGEAHPAPERLSEWVYGNPELHREELVGATRIACAGCFATSVILALYPLLKLGVVLGKDIIATGLVGSSAAGASSTDASHHPEREGSLRVYKPVGHRHTAEAQQELPGNFPLHLTAISTPRVRGILTTAHVWVPDGYSERDVWSAYREVYGDEPFIRIVKVGKGIHRYPDPKLLDGTNFCDIGFEMDNDSGRVVLMSAIDNLVKGTAGHAMQSLNIARGWEERTGLGFAGLHPA
- the lysX gene encoding lysine biosynthesis protein LysX, whose translation is MADLAVLYDRIRPDERMLFEALDDLGVPYDKVYTPQLRLTFDAAGQAQVPWKVAIERCVSQSRGHGVTRALEAFGVRVINPSDVIELCGDKLATNARLHHEGVPTPRTGVAFDGETALALIEDIGYPVVLKPTVGSWGRMVSKLNDRDAAEAVIEHKEVLGGPQHGIFYIQELIRKPDRDIRAFVIGGQCIGAIYRTSEHWITNTARGAKASNCPVTPDIAELAVRAAAAVHGQIVAIDLMEDPERGLMVIEVNHTMEFKNSVSTTGVNIPRLMGEYAISLL